CTGCTTACATCCCATTGGGGATGTCAGATTCAGATGCAATGAGTGTTTCTCTGGAAAATGTTGATAGTAGTAGCAATGGATCAAACCAAATTCAACCTCAATGGTCTTCTGGAATTTGTGCTTGTTGCGATGATATGCAGAGCTGTATGCTACTTCCTTACCCTCTGTGTGTCACTCATTTAATACCAAGGTGCCTCTTGTTGATTATGTatgtttttttatgatatatttgcTTATGTTCTTGttgttctttcaatttttttttatagccAATGTTAGTAATTAGTACTATTAGTATTTTGCTGAGGATTAACTAGTAAAGAAATTGTGTTAGATTGCATGGATGTAGGAAAAAAATGACACGAATGAGATGCGTGAGATTCAAATTTGGTTAATCTAAAGTCAGAAGTTAATAAAAGAGCAAATCAATGGTTGATATTATAACTACCCATATGATCATTAATTGTTGATATTACTGGCTTTGGAGGAGTCTAATCTGTGAAATTCTACCAtgtatatttaggagaagactttTCTTAGAATAGATAGATAGAATTTAGAAGATAGGTAGATGGATAAGTTCATTGGCTGGTTGGAATTTCATATTGAATAtcttaataagaaaaataaaatggagttAAAGGTTGGAATTATGGAATAAGTCTTTTGAAAATGGATGGGAAGACTGGCTGCCGTAGACCCacaataaaaatgaaagaaacacGTGCTGTCACACAGctcaaaatgttatttttaggATGGATGGCACGGGAAGATACCCACCTATCCGACTGATCTTACGAATGAAATCTATGATcgcatgtgatcgaaccaggtTGCTATTTTGCTGATCAGTGTCACCCGTAGTTGTCGAAGATCATGAGATCTCTTACGAGTAGGAACAATATTTTGACTGCCTTGACAAAGAGGATAACAACAATttcttaatgttattttttggCACTAGCTTTTGATTGACTAAAGCCTTTTCTTGTGTTTGTTAAATGATATCAATTAAGTGAATTCTTTACTCGTTGAACTTATTTATGGTTGGTGACTCGAAAATCTCTTTTAATAACTTCTTCCCCTATTTCACATCAGTAGTTATTTAATGTGCATACAATTATAAGGGCATGAGGTAAACAAAATGCATCAATATTTAACACCTTAATTAGTAAAATGTTTTCTTGCTTATTAGCTTGTTGATTCAAACATATATATTGTGGTATAAAAGCTCTTGATTTTACCTTTCTGTACGTTGCAAAAAGTTTGTCTTGTTCTTTGTTGATACACTTGTTAATTGAAAAGATTGGTTACGAACTTTTGGCATTTATGCAGGTTGTATAGGTTGTCTTTGTCCTTGCTTCCTCTTTGGGAAGAATGCAGAATTTCTGGGTTCCGGCACGTTCCTGGGATCATGTGTTACCCATTTCATATTGTGGAGTCTGGTTAATACAGCTTGCTGCTTATTAACTGATGGCTTGTTTTTGGGATTACCTGGATGCCTTGTTTCCTGTTATGCTTGCGGCTACCGCAGGACCTTAAGGTCAAAGTATAATTTGCCGGTAATAAAATTACGGCCATGCTTCACATCAAGTTTTATGACatggtttttcaattttttgctTCTATGTTCTATTCTGGCGGTCATGGTTCAAACTTCTAAATAGAAGATATTTAGTTATTGCAGTGTTGCTTTTTAAGTAAGTCTGGTTAATGCAATTTAAGTAAGTCTGGTTAATGcaatttaagtaaaataatgGTACTTAACTACAGGTTAATCAGTCAGGAGATTTGAAGCACAAAACTTATGGCGCTTTCTAATGATAAAAGAACTGCATCTGTCATGTGGTAGAGTTAGATAATGCATGTAGAAGGATGATTTTCATTGAAGATTCTTCAAGTACAGTTCTCCATGCATTCAAGATCTAGGAATATACTTGTAGGACTTGCTTTTTTTTCACATATCAGAATCCTTCTAGGTAGTTCAAGGGCAGTTCTCAGATTTTGAGGGAATGCATATTTGATATTTCTTTGGAAAATGTTCCTGGTACTGTGAAACATTCTCAACAGGCCTTCGCCTAAAGTATTTTCCTAGTTGCAGatacttttttgaaaaaaggaTTTTCCTGTAATCGAGAAATTTTAGCACTTTAAATGAATTGCACAATCtaactttttataataataatgaaaagaaACTTTGTGATGACGCAATGCTTAATAATACTCTTTTTGTCTTGTGAAGGAAGCACCGTGTGGGGATTTTGTTACCCATTTTTGCTGTCATCTGTGTGCTATTTGTCAAGAGTACCGTGAAATACGGGAAAGATTCGGGGATCCTGAAGCTACAGATATGAAGCTGGCAGTAGTTACAGCTCCATCAGTCCAGACAATGCAATCAGATTCCAAGCAGTAATGCCACAACTCTGCTCCCCCTATCCCTTACACTATATGGTTTGAGGGTTGCAAACTTGGGTGAAGCATGTGGTTCACTACGCACTACAACAACTACAAGTCAATGTAGTTATACTGCTGATCATCACATTTTTTCACTTCTACTCTTCTAATTATCTTCGAGAAAAACTAGAAGAATATAAAATACCCGGCTGTAAATGAAAATTTGGTATGTTTAATGCCTAGTTACAAGTTACCTCGTTAGGAACATCTTTGCCACTTTATTTTTCTCCATCAAGACTAATGAAACTACTCATCACCGTGGCATTACTTAATTGTTCTTATTGGATCATTCTAACTTGTAATTTTACTTAGTGATCTGCCACTTCTAGAGCAGGAGCTatgtttgttatttattttaagcatTTTCCATTATTTTATTGGCAACCAACAAAGAAGCTATGCCTTTCTTTGTGAAGGAAGTACTTGGCGGTTGCTTGCCTGCATGGTTACAACTTTGGTATAATTGAAATTCACAAATCATATAAGCTCACtctgttaaatatttttttgtactcGACTGATAAAGGATTGGATCATGCTTTAAGTTGCCTTGTGTGATAAATAAAGTTGGAATAAGTCGTAAAGATGTAAAGCTAACTAGTGGTTGAACCAAAGAGAACTAACTAATAATAACTTGCATGGTTAATCAAGTTGCAATTGATAATTATATACTAGAGGTGGAAATAGTCCACATGAAGCACACGTTACTTCTTTCGTAATGAATGAAGAAATATTGGCTTTCCACTGCCCTTTAACAATCTGTGTACTTCTTCAACTAAAGCAACTCAACTCAAGGCATGTTAATACATTCAAGTATAGGCGGAATAGAATGAAATGAGATAAGTTGAAATAAAAcagttaaattataatttcgTTGATTCTGTATTTAATGAGGAAATTGAAATGGGAtggaataaaaataaagtttccATCTCATGTTCTCCAAATTGGGAGAAAGAAACATAGGAGCCTTGGATGAAATGGAACATAAAGCATTCCATCAAACAAACCTAACTATGAACTAGTGTCATTCCTTCTCTTTCTATCAATCAAAACTATGGCTAAAAGGTCTACCATGCATGCATAGTGCGATCAAGTTGAGGATTGTAGGCAGTGTATAACTAATAGTCATTGCAGCCAACAGGGGGATGCAGCAGGTGGTATGTTACCAATAGTCATTACAAGAGCATGTTGCATATTTGAAATGGTGAAAGCGATTTGAATCTCTTACAACAATCTCCTTCTGAAATAGTTTTGATGCTAATTTCATGAAGTTATGACAATCCACACAAATACGGATATTCTTCATTATTTTAATGACACTCCCACCAAAAGGCAAAATTCCTTCATTCATTATAGCAAATACCAATGCCAACTTCtcactatgatgaaacagttggTCTTCTATGTGCGCAATTTCAATGTCATGCAAAGCTGCGCTCGTCATGGGAGCGTAAcctatttctttcaattttatgatCAATATCTCAAGCTGGCTCGATATATCCCCTCTTTTTGGATGATGTTGGCCACCAGATGTGAATTCATGAACCTTCTTTCCAACCTCAACCCAGCTTAATCCAGGTCTTTTTCGCACTTTAGAGTCTCTCATTTCCTTCCTCATCAAGCCAGCTTCAATAAAACTACCTCCGGAGGAATATATGTTTGACATTTGTATATACGCCAACGAATTTTTAGGCTCTAACTCTTTAAATTTATCCGCTGCCAATTTGGCTAAGTCAGCCTCGCCGTGCTTCCTGCAAGATCCGAGTAGTGAACTCCAAATCACAGAATCAGGTTTCATTGGCATTTTGCGTATCAACTCCTCTGCCTCAAATATCTGCCCAGCTCGTCCATAAAGGTCAACCATGCAGGCATAGTGATCTAATTGCGGAGAAATACCATGACTTTCAGTCATAGAGTTGAAAATCTTCAACCCTTCTTCAACAAGTCCAGCGTGACTGCAAGCAGTGAGAAGAGCAACAAAAGTTGCAGAATCTGGGTGGACATCCATTCGCGAGAAGAGCTCCAATGCATCTTTAGCTCGACCATGCATGGCATAAGACTTGAGCATTGAATTCCAAGAAACCAAATCATGGCAACCCATTTCGTCAAATACTTGTTCAGACAAAGCTAAGGAGCCAGACCTCCCATAAGCATGTATCAAGGAATTTGAAACAACTGTTTCTTCTTGAAACCCTTGTTTAATTACTTGTGAGTGAACTGCCATTGCATTTAGCTCCGTCGCAAAGTACGCACAAGCTTTTAAGGCGATTGAGAATGTATGTCGATCCAACACAAAATTTTCCAAATGAAGTTGACAGAAAAGAAGGAAAGCCTGCTCAGGATCCTGTTCTGCAAACGCGGAAATAATAGCAGTCCATGACACAATATCATGTCGACCACTCGTATCGAGAAAGAGCTTATAACAGTCAGAAATGTGATCCCCTAGATTTGCATAGGATTTTACCAATGCAGTTACCACTTCAACTTCTGAAATAAGACCACTTTTAATAGCGAGACAGTGCAATTGAAAATAGTTCctgagatatgtgttgttgATGTCATCTTCCAAAGTACTGCATTGATTCAACGACGACAAAACACCGAGTAATGTGGCACAGTTAAACCCAATTCCATTGCTATACATATATGCAAACAGGCCAATAGCTTTGTCCCCAAGTCCACGGAATTGAAAACCTGAAATCATCGAATTCCAAGATATAAGATTTCTATACTCCATTGACTTGAAAACAGCCCACGCATCATCCGAAGTTTGATTATAACCTCCACCGAAACCACCAGAACACTTGCTATACATTGTAATAAGGGCATTTGCAACATACACATTGACATCCAACGACATTTTCAAAGCAACAGCATGTACCTGCAAGCCATATTCGATATCACGCTGCTCACAAACACTGAGCACACTTGCAAACGCAAATTCATTGGGACGAAAATAAGCCAACATGCCAGAAAACAGCGAAAAACACTCTCTGATTAAACCAGATTGAGCATACCCAGAAACGAGAACAGTCCAAGAAACAAAGTTTCTCCTTGGCATTTTATCAAACAGGTAGCGAGCATAATCTAATTGGCCACATTTGCAGTACATGTTTAGGAGGTTATTTGTGATAAAGAGATCATTTTGAATTGTGGGTTGTTTTTCAATTATGTAACGGTGCAGTTTAATGCCTTGTTGAATGTACTTTTTCTGAGAACAAGCATGGAAGAGAAAGGCATAGTCTTGAAGTGTTAGAGAAGAGTGAGTGTAAGCAAGTGAAAGTGCTTCTTCAAGATTACCTTGTAAGGAAAGAGTACGTATTTGTGTGTTTACGTTTGTGGCTATGGTTTGTGGATCTGGTTGTGTAGTTGAAGTGTAGAGATTGTGAAACATACAACGTTTGGGGAATACATGGCGTACAAGGTTTTTGGAACGCAGCATAGCAATAAGTATCATATTCATTTTGGGTTTGTTTTTGCATAGTTTGTTATTTCATGCATGATGACACTTGAATCTTGATGGTAAGATTATGTTGctagatttttatttcaataataataacaattaaaaaataaataaaattgtaaggATTTTGGATTTGAATTCTAATTCTAGAAGGTTGCTGATCTGTCTTGTTCATTAACCTCAAATacactattaaaaattaacatccaATTTTGTCTCTAAAATTAACAAGCGTGAAGAGATAAATGATCACCAAATATCTATATCCctacaaaatattaatgaaaCAAAAGGCTGAAGAAACAAACGGTTATGAAATGTTGTTATATCCTCTCATTCCACAATCTCAAACCAAACAGTAACACATAAGTTAATTTCaaatgttgttgttgtatttCAGAAAGCATAACCGAACATGAACATAGGATACACCAAATCCACACAACAATCATGTCTTTCTCTGTCTCACCGACATTGCTCACTCTTACACCCATACCTTCGTCACTTTCAATATCAAAGAGACACACACACACTATTACTATAACCGCTTCCTCTTCAATTTCCACCACAATAACACATCATGATTCAAATTCCTCTCCACAACACAACAATGATAACAAAAATGTAACTGTTGTTAAGTTCACTTATAACAGAGCATCACCTTCAATTCGATGGCCAAATTCCAAACTCTCTGATATCTACCCTTCTACGACGACCCAATTGCCTCAAAACGATGTTTTCGCCAAAAAGATTCCAACTTCCGAAACCCCAGATGAAGAAATTCAGAAAAAAGACGAAGAAGAAACACGTGAAATTCTTGGGAACCGTAGCAAGAAGATGAAGGTGAAAAAGATGAACAAATTTGTGTTAAAAAAAGAGATGAATTGGAGGGAAAGANNNNNNNNNNNNNNNNNNNNNNNNNNNNNNNNNNNNNNNNNNNNNNNNNNNNNNNNNNNNNNNNNNNNNNNNNNNNNNNNNNNNNNNNNNNNNNNNNNNNNNNNNNNNNNNNNNNNNNNNNNNNNNNNNNNNNNNNNNNNNNNNNNNNNNNNNNNNNNNNNNNNNNNNNNNNNNNNNNNNNNNNNNNNNNNNNNNNNNNAAGAGTCAAGTGTTTAACGGATAGGATTATGTGTTTGAAGTCTGAGGATTTCGTTGGTGATGTGTTGGAACAACACAGAGTTGTTATGACACCAACTGATTTTTGCTTTGTGGTGAAATCAGTGGGTCAAACTAGTTGGCAACGTGCACTTGAGCTTTATGAGTGTTTGAATATGCAGCAATGGTATGCACCTAATGCAAGAATGGTTGCTACAATTTTGGGTGTGCTTGGAAAAGGTAATCAAGAAGCACTCGCTGTTGAAATCTTCACAAAGGCTGAGTCAACCATAGGGGATAGTGTTCAAGTTTATAATGCAATGATGGGTGTTTTTGCAAGGAATGGTAAATTTGAGAAGGTAAATGAGGTGTTTGATATAATGCGTGAGAGAGGGTGTGAGCCTGATATTGTTAGTTTCAATACTTTGATTAATGCTAAGGTGAAGTCTTGTGTTATGGTAGTTGGTTTAGCTATTCAGCTTTTGGATGAAGTTAGGAAGTTTGGTATTAGACCAGacataataacttataatacaCTTATAAGTGCTTGTTCTAGAGAGTGTAATTTGAAGGAAGCTATTGGTGTTTTTAGTGACATGGAGATGAACCGTTGTCAACCGGATTTGTGGACTTACAATGCGATGATTTCGGTTTATGGTAGATGTGGGTTTCCTTTGAAAGCTGAGCATCTTTTTAAAGAGTTGAAGTCTAAAGGCTTTTCACCTGATGCAGTCACTTATAACTCTTTGTTGTATGCTTTTTCGAAAGAAGGAAATACTGAAAAGGTAAGGGATATTTGTGAAGAAATGGTGAAAATGGGGTTTGGCAAGGATGAGATGACATACAACACTATCATACATATGCATGGAAAGCATGGCCGGCACGATGACGCGTTGAAGCTTTACAGAGACATGAAGTCATCTGGCAGGAGTCCTGATGCAGTTACGTATACTGTTTTGATTGATTTGCTTGGGAAAGCAAGTAAGATTGAGGAAGCTGCAAAAGTGATGTCCGAAATGTTGGATGCGGGCGTTAAGCCCACTTTGCACACATATAGTGCTTTAATTTGTGCTTATGCGAAGGTTGGGAAGCGAGTAGAGGCCGAAGAGACATTTAATTGTATGTGCCGATCAGGGATCAAAGCTGATCGCCTAGCATACTCGGTTATGTTAGATTTCTTTTTGAGATTCAACGAGATAAAAAAGGCTATGGTGTTGTATCAGGAAATGATTCAGGAAGGCTTCGCGCCAGATAGCGGTCTCTATGAGGTCATGCTACCTGCGCTTGTGAGGGAAAACATGGAGGATGTTGTTGAAAGAATTGTTCAAGATATGGTAGAACTGAGTGGAATGAATCCACAAGATATTTCGTCGGTTCTTGTTAAGGGGGGATGTTATGATCATGCTGCTCAAATCTTGAAAGTTGCCATCAGCAACGGCTACGAATTGGACCGCGAGATTTTTTTATCCATTATGAGCTCATATAGCTCATCTGCTAGATATTCAGAAGCTTGTGAACTTGTTGAATTCTTTAGAGAACATGCTCCCAATGACATTCAAATGATCACAGAAGCACTCATCGTTATACTTTGCAAGGCTGGAAAGTTAGATGCAGCCTTGGAGGAATACAGAAACAGGGGAGGATTTGGTTCGTTTAGGAGTTGTACTATGTATGAATCTCTTATTCAAGAATGCATACAGAGTGAACTATTTGACATAGCTTCTCAGCTTTTCTCTGACATGAGATTCAGTGGTGTTGAGCTATCTGAATGTCTTTACCAGAGTATGGTGTCTGTCTACTGCAGAGTCGGCTTCCCCGAGACAGCACACCATTTGTTGTATCATGCAGAGGAAAACGACATTATTCTTGATAATGTTGAtattcagattgatatcattgaaACATATGGAAAGCTAAAGATGTGGCAAAACGCGGAAAGTATAGTGGAAAATCTTAGGCAAAGATGTTCAAAAGTGGACAGAAAGGTCTGGAATGCTTTAATACATGCTTATGCATTCAGTGGTTGCTACGAACGAGCTCGAGCTATTTTCAATACAATGATGAGAGATGGGCCTTCCCCGACCATAGATTCCGTAAATGGTCTCTTACAAGCTTTAATTGTTGATGGTAGACTGAATGAGCTTTATGTGGTGATTCAGGAGTTGCAAGACATGGGCTTCAAGATAAGTAAAAGTTCTATTCTTTTGATGCTTGAAGCATTTGCTCAAGCAGGAAATTTATTTGAGGTGCAGAAAGTATACAATGGAATGAAAGCTGCTGGTTATTTTCCTACCATGCATCTTTATAGAATCATGATTGGATTGTTGTGCAGATTCAAAAGAGTAAGGGATGTAAGAGCCATGTTGTTTGAGATGGAAGAGGCAGGATTTAAGCCCgatcttcaaatttttaattctatacttaaattatattcaaGTATTGAAGAATTTAATAACATGGGTGTCATTTACCAGATGATACAAGATGCTGGTCTTACACCAGACGAGGAAActtataatacattaattataatgtATTGCAGAGACCATAGACCAGAAGAGGGTCTGTCACTAATGCATAAAATGAGAAAtcttgatttagaaccaaagcGAGACACGTACAGAAGCATGATTGCAGCATTTAGTAAGCAACAATTGTACGACCAAGCTGAGGAGCTTTTTGAAGAACTTAGATCGAATGGTTATAAACTGGATCGGTCCTTTTATCATTTAATGATGAAAATGTATAGAACTTCTGGCGATCATCAGAAAGCTGAAAATCTGCTAGCTATGATGAAAGAAGCAGGGATAGAGCCCACTACTGCCACCATGCATTTGCTAATGGTTTCTTATGGTAAATCAGGTCAGCCTGAAGAAGCTGACAAAGTTCTTAAAAACTTGAGAACGAGTAGAGCAGTTCTGGATACCTTACCTTATACCTCTGTTATTGCTGCATATTTCAAAAAAGGAGATCTAAAATCTGGAATTGAAAAGCTCACAGAGATGAAGGAAGCGGCCATAGAACCGGATCATCGAATATGGACATGCTTTATCAGAGCTGCAAGCTTGTCTGAGGGAGTAAATGATGCCATTAATCTTTTGAATGCACTCCAAGATGTTGGATTTGATCTCCCAATCAGGTatcaattagtgtttttaagcGAAAggattagtattttttttttcctttcatatTCCTCaagttaatttatataatattgttaTATAGGCTTCTAAGAGAAAAATCTGAATCTCTAGTTTCTGAGCTTGACCAATATCTGAAGAGAATAGAACATGTGGAAGATAATGCAGCTTTTAACTTTGTAAATGCTTTGGTGGATCTCTTGTGGGCATTTGAACTCAGAGCTACTGCATCATGGGTTTTCCAATTGGCAATCAAGAGAAGCATTTATCGCCATGATATATTTAGGTAAGAATTATAGATCCTTCTTTTACTGCTTTGTCTCAAATATAAGCAACAAAAAACTGATATTTGGTAgtctaaaatataaacaaaaattaattaatttcactTCACTGAAAGGTATCATTTCTAAAATGCTctttgattaatttaaattttgtttttcaataacTTTTATTTCAATAGAACAAGTTTCAATAAACGGCAAAATAGAAAATGGTTTATTTTTATGctgttagaaaaattaaatgagatTACTAATATTCTCACAATTTCCAACTGAAATGTTACTGCCTCTGTTTGGTTACTTATGTTTGTATCAATCAATTGCAGAGTTGCTCAGAAGGACTGGGGGGCTGATTTTAGAAAGCTATCTGCTGGCTCAGCTCTTGTTGGTCTTACATTATGGCTTGACCATATGCAGGTGAATTCTCTTTCCNNNNNNNNNNNNNNNNNNNNNNNNNNNNNNNNNNNNNNNNNNNNNNNNNNNNNNNNNNNNNNNNNNNNNNNNNNNNNNNNNNNNNNNNNNNNNNNNNNNNNNNNNNNNNNNNNNNNNNNNNNNNNNNNNNNNNNNNNNNNNNNNNNNNNNNNNNNNNNNNNNNNNNNNNNNNNNNNNNNNNNNNNNNNNNNNNNNNNNNNNNNNNNNNNNNNNNNNNNNNNNNNNNNNNNNNNNNNNNNNNNNNNNNNNNNNNNNNNNNNNNNNNNNNNNNNNNNNNNNNNNNNNNNNNNNNNNNNNNNNNNNNNNNNNNNNNNNNNNNNNNNNNNNNNNNNNNNNNNNNNNNNNNNNNNNNNNNNNNNNNNNNNNNNNNNNNNNNNNNNNNNNNNNNNNNNNNNNNNNNNNNNNNNNNNNNNNNNNNNNNNNNNNNNNNNNNNNNNNNNNNNNNNNNNNNNNNNNNNNNNNNNNNNNNNNNNNNNNNNNNNNNNNNNNNNNNNNNNNNNNNNNNNNNNNNNNNNNNNNNNNNNNNNNNNNNNNNNNNNNNNNNNNNNNNNNNNNNNNNNNNNNNNNNNNNNNNNNNNNNNNNNNNNNNNNNNNNNNNNNNNNNNNNNNNNNNNNNNNNNNNNNNNNNNNNNNNNNNNNNNNNNNNNNNNNNNNNNNNNNNNNNNNNNNNNNNNNNNNNNNNNNNNNNNNNNNNNNNNNNNNNNNNNNNNNNNNNNNNNNNNNNNNNNNNNNNNNNNNNNNNNNNNNNNNNNNNNNNNNNNNNNNNNNNNNNNNNNNNNNNNNNNNNNNNNNNNNNNNNNNNNNNNNNNNNNNNNNNNNNNNNNNNNNNNNNNNNNNNNNNNNNNNNNNNNNNNNNNNNNNNNNNNNNNNNNNNNNNNNNNNNNNNNNNNNNNNNNNNNNNNNNNNNNNNNNNNNNNNNNNNNNNNNNNNNNNNNNNNNNNNNNNNNNNNNNNNNNNNNNNNNNNNNNNNNNNNNNNNNNNNNNNNNNNNNNNNNNNNNTTCCCTTCTAAGTtgctttaaaaattatatatggtTTTTTTCTTCTAACTTGTTCAACGTTTTATGATTACATGCTCAtaaatatgttgttattttCGTAGTGATAATACTtgccaaattttaaaaattggatttCAATGTGATTGCAGGATGCCTCATTACAGGGCTATCCAGAGTCACCAAAATCAGTTGTACTTATAACAGGAACAGCAGAATATAACAATGTATCGCTTGATAGCACATTAAAAGCATGCCTTTGGGAGATGGGATCGCCTTTTCTACCTTGTAAAACACGGCATGGTGTCCTTGTAGCCAAGGCTCACTCCCTCAGGATGTGGCTAAAAGACTCCCCATTTTGCTTGGATCTTGAGTTAAAAGATTCCCCAAATCTCCCTGAATTAAACTCAATGCAACTTATCAGTGGATGCTTTATAAGGCGCGGCCTTGTTCCTGCATTCAACGAAATCACCGAGAAACTAGAAGTTGTGAGCCCGAAGAAATTTTCCAGATTGGCTTTATTACCTGATGATAAGAGAAGTAAAGTCATGCAAGCTGACGTCGAGGGAAGGAAAGAGAAGTTGGAAAAACTAAAGTCTGATCCTCGACGGATGAGGAAGATCAAGAAGATTaggaagaagaaatttattcgGGAAGCTTTTATGTACCAAGGAAATGCAATTGGGATACAAAGGACTTTCAAACCAATCACTGCAGATCAAAAAATAGAAAGCAATAGAAATGACGACTAAGACAGTGTAAGGTTGTCTGCAATCACACTCTTAATGTGCTATGGCAGAAGCTTTTATGAAGCATGCTATAACAGAAACTCTATAGCACCAACTTGCCCTTTTTGGTGCAAAACAAGCAATGACATGTGAAATATTGTACAGATAGATATAGATATCTGCCATTCTTCCTGGCGTCAACAGGAATTATTAACCAAAAATTGTTATGAACAGTGTTTCCAGGTCTTGTCATTTCTAATTCATTACTAAGTTGGTCGAATCATATTTAGTTTATANNNNNNNNNNNNNNNNNNNNNNNNNNNNNNNNNNNNNNNNNNNNNNNNNNNNNNNNNNNNNNNNNNNNNNNNNNNNNNNNNNNNNNNNNNNNNNNNNNNNNNNNNNNNNNNNNNNNNNNNNNAAGAGTTGATTTAGTTTTGCGGATGAAATCGCCCACGTTTTACATTAACTATTAGTTATGTAGCATCGACACTTTTGATCAAATGTGTGTCCAAGTATCCGACACGTGTCGCGGACACGATACCGATGCActgattatattcaattaatttattttctcaagttATTACCAGTGTTTATGTCCGATATTCGTGTCAGTAGTCATGCTTCATAGATTGTTAGTAGAatgttaactttttttattcattCTAATAGTATTTTCTTTGATGCTTAAAATTCACTAAAACTTGCGACGACCACACATTTCAGAA
This region of Cicer arietinum cultivar CDC Frontier isolate Library 1 chromosome 8, Cicar.CDCFrontier_v2.0, whole genome shotgun sequence genomic DNA includes:
- the LOC101491308 gene encoding pentatricopeptide repeat-containing protein At3g18110, chloroplastic; this translates as MSFSVSPTLLTLTPIPSSLSISKRHTHTITITASSSISTTITHHDSNSSPQHNNDNKNVTVVKFTYNRASPSIRWPNSKLSDIYPSTTTQLPQNDVFAKKIPTSETPDEEIQKKDEEETREILGNRSKKMKVKKMNKFVLKKEMNWRERVKCLTDRIMCLKSEDFVGDVLEQHRVVMTPTDFCFVVKSVGQTSWQRALELYECLNMQQWYAPNARMVATILGVLGKGNQEALAVEIFTKAESTIGDSVQVYNAMMGVFARNGKFEKVNEVFDIMRERGCEPDIVSFNTLINAKVKSCVMVVGLAIQLLDEVRKFGIRPDIITYNTLISACSRECNLKEAIGVFSDMEMNRCQPDLWTYNAMISVYGRCGFPLKAEHLFKELKSKGFSPDAVTYNSLLYAFSKEGNTEKVRDICEEMVKMGFGKDEMTYNTIIHMHGKHGRHDDALKLYRDMKSSGRSPDAVTYTVLIDLLGKASKIEEAAKVMSEMLDAGVKPTLHTYSALICAYAKVGKRVEAEETFNCMCRSGIKADRLAYSVMLDFFLRFNEIKKAMVLYQEMIQEGFAPDSGLYEVMLPALVRENMEDVVERIVQDMVELSGMNPQDISSVLVKGGCYDHAAQILKVAISNGYELDREIFLSIMSSYSSSARYSEACELVEFFREHAPNDIQMITEALIVILCKAGKLDAALEEYRNRGGFGSFRSCTMYESLIQECIQSELFDIASQLFSDMRFSGVELSECLYQSMVSVYCRVGFPETAHHLLYHAEENDIILDNVDIQIDIIETYGKLKMWQNAESIVENLRQRCSKVDRKVWNALIHAYAFSGCYERARAIFNTMMRDGPSPTIDSVNGLLQALIVDGRLNELYVVIQELQDMGFKISKSSILLMLEAFAQAGNLFEVQKVYNGMKAAGYFPTMHLYRIMIGLLCRFKRVRDVRAMLFEMEEAGFKPDLQIFNSILKLYSSIEEFNNMGVIYQMIQDAGLTPDEETYNTLIIMYCRDHRPEEGLSLMHKMRNLDLEPKRDTYRSMIAAFSKQQLYDQAEELFEELRSNGYKLDRSFYHLMMKMYRTSGDHQKAENLLAMMKEAGIEPTTATMHLLMVSYGKSGQPEEADKVLKNLRTSRAVLDTLPYTSVIAAYFKKGDLKSGIEKLTEMKEAAIEPDHRIWTCFIRAASLSEGVNDAINLLNALQDVGFDLPIRLLREKSESLVSELDQYLKRIEHVEDNAAFNFVNALVDLLWAFELRATASWVFQLAIKRSIYRHDIFRVAQKDWGADFRKLSAGSALVGLTLWLDHMQDASLQGYPESPKSVVLITGTAEYNNVSLDSTLKACLWEMGSPFLPCKTRHGVLVAKAHSLRMWLKDSPFCLDLELKDSPNLPELNSMQLISGCFIRRGLVPAFNEITEKLEVVSPKKFSRLALLPDDKRSKVMQADVEGRKEKLEKLKSDPRRMRKIKKIRKKKFIREAFMYQGNAIGIQRTFKPITADQKIESNRNDD
- the LOC101490674 gene encoding protein PLANT CADMIUM RESISTANCE 10, whose product is MKNQGGYVPPAYIPLGMSDSDAMSVSLENVDSSSNGSNQIQPQWSSGICACCDDMQSCCIGCLCPCFLFGKNAEFLGSGTFLGSCVTHFILWSLVNTACCLLTDGLFLGLPGCLVSCYACGYRRTLRSKYNLPEAPCGDFVTHFCCHLCAICQEYREIRERFGDPEATDMKLAVVTAPSVQTMQSDSKQ
- the LOC101490996 gene encoding pentatricopeptide repeat-containing protein At1g71420, which produces MNMILIAMLRSKNLVRHVFPKRCMFHNLYTSTTQPDPQTIATNVNTQIRTLSLQGNLEEALSLAYTHSSLTLQDYAFLFHACSQKKYIQQGIKLHRYIIEKQPTIQNDLFITNNLLNMYCKCGQLDYARYLFDKMPRRNFVSWTVLVSGYAQSGLIRECFSLFSGMLAYFRPNEFAFASVLSVCEQRDIEYGLQVHAVALKMSLDVNVYVANALITMYSKCSGGFGGGYNQTSDDAWAVFKSMEYRNLISWNSMISGFQFRGLGDKAIGLFAYMYSNGIGFNCATLLGVLSSLNQCSTLEDDINNTYLRNYFQLHCLAIKSGLISEVEVVTALVKSYANLGDHISDCYKLFLDTSGRHDIVSWTAIISAFAEQDPEQAFLLFCQLHLENFVLDRHTFSIALKACAYFATELNAMAVHSQVIKQGFQEETVVSNSLIHAYGRSGSLALSEQVFDEMGCHDLVSWNSMLKSYAMHGRAKDALELFSRMDVHPDSATFVALLTACSHAGLVEEGLKIFNSMTESHGISPQLDHYACMVDLYGRAGQIFEAEELIRKMPMKPDSVIWSSLLGSCRKHGEADLAKLAADKFKELEPKNSLAYIQMSNIYSSGGSFIEAGLMRKEMRDSKVRKRPGLSWVEVGKKVHEFTSGGQHHPKRGDISSQLEILIIKLKEIGYAPMTSAALHDIEIAHIEDQLFHHSEKLALVFAIMNEGILPFGGSVIKIMKNIRICVDCHNFMKLASKLFQKEIVVRDSNRFHHFKYATCSCNDYW